A single Sphingopyxis chilensis DNA region contains:
- a CDS encoding DUF47 family protein, with the protein MRQIAVLPYRFGGPQQDGPTEILLITSRETRRWVVPKGNPLNGMTRHAAAAVEAEEEAGVIGAVCPTPIGSYEYRKRRANGASIMYNVEVFPLAVTNELDDWKEMDERDRKWFSFSDAASAVDEPDLQALIRSFGDSGFRAVAQPRGVAHNVADKTGVSWMFAWFQRLLPRQGNFFELFESHAATLVAGANALSRMLQGGEGMADHVQEIIEREHDADAITREVLQTVRRTFLTPFDRSAITDLIASMDDAIDEMQKTAGAVDLYDVTEFEPEMRDIAGIIVDAARLTAEALPLLRNIGANGPRLHELTERLVRMEGHADEIHAAGLKRLFREHGEANPTRFLIARELFRHLERVTDSFEDVANEIDGLVIDHA; encoded by the coding sequence ATGCGCCAGATCGCGGTCCTACCCTATCGATTCGGCGGACCTCAGCAGGACGGTCCGACCGAAATTCTTTTGATCACATCGCGCGAGACCAGGCGCTGGGTGGTGCCGAAGGGCAATCCGCTGAACGGTATGACGCGTCACGCCGCCGCAGCGGTCGAAGCCGAGGAAGAGGCGGGGGTGATCGGCGCGGTCTGCCCGACGCCGATCGGCAGTTATGAATATAGGAAGCGCCGCGCGAACGGCGCGTCGATCATGTACAACGTCGAAGTCTTCCCTCTCGCGGTGACGAACGAACTCGACGACTGGAAGGAAATGGACGAACGCGACCGCAAATGGTTCTCGTTCAGTGACGCCGCGTCGGCGGTCGACGAGCCCGATTTGCAAGCGCTGATCCGCTCGTTCGGCGACAGCGGCTTCCGCGCCGTTGCCCAGCCGCGCGGGGTCGCCCATAATGTAGCCGACAAGACAGGGGTTAGCTGGATGTTCGCATGGTTTCAGCGTTTGCTGCCGCGACAGGGAAATTTCTTTGAATTGTTCGAAAGCCACGCCGCAACGCTCGTCGCCGGCGCCAATGCGCTGTCGCGCATGCTGCAGGGCGGCGAGGGAATGGCCGACCATGTGCAGGAAATCATCGAGCGCGAGCATGACGCTGATGCGATCACCCGCGAAGTGCTGCAGACCGTCCGCCGCACTTTCCTGACCCCGTTCGACCGCAGCGCCATTACCGACCTGATCGCCTCGATGGACGACGCGATCGACGAGATGCAGAAGACCGCGGGCGCGGTCGACCTCTATGACGTTACCGAATTCGAGCCCGAAATGCGCGATATAGCGGGCATCATCGTCGATGCCGCGCGCCTCACCGCCGAGGCGCTGCCGCTGCTCCGCAACATCGGCGCCAACGGTCCGCGCCTTCACGAACTCACCGAGCGGCTGGTGCGGATGGAAGGGCACGCCGACGAAATTCACGCCGCCGGGCTCAAGCGCCTGTTCCGCGAGCATGGCGAGGCGAATCCGACGCGCTTCCTGATCGCGCGTGAACTTTTCCGCCATCTCGAACGCGTCACCGACAGTTTCGAGGACGTCGCGAACGAAATCGACGGCCTGGTCATCGACCACGCGTAA
- a CDS encoding inorganic phosphate transporter: protein MHELAFPLLVGLVILALAFDFLNGLHDAANSIATVVATRLLKPVQAVIFAAFFNFAAYFLSLAFPALHKVAETIGAGLIDKDLVTPAVVFGALVGAMFWNVVTWLKGIPSSSSHALVGGIVGAGVAHAGFEGIQWTGLNKTVIAIFLSPMLGMVLAMLVMLVSSWALRRATAKFAESTFRTLHLFSSAAYSLSHGLNDAQKTMGIIAVLLYSTGYLSGEFHVPHWVAFSCYIAIAIGTLSGGWKIIETMGGRITKLSHHQGFAASTGGSIMVFTASLLGIPVSTTHTITGSIIGAGVARRASAVRWGVAGNVVAAWFITIPASALVAAAFYGITRLF from the coding sequence ATGCACGAACTCGCTTTTCCGCTCCTCGTCGGCCTCGTCATCCTCGCGCTGGCGTTCGACTTCCTGAACGGGCTGCACGACGCCGCGAACAGCATCGCGACGGTGGTCGCGACGCGCCTGCTGAAGCCGGTTCAGGCGGTGATCTTCGCCGCCTTCTTCAACTTCGCCGCCTATTTCCTCAGCCTCGCCTTTCCGGCGCTGCACAAGGTGGCCGAGACGATCGGCGCGGGACTGATCGACAAGGATCTGGTGACGCCTGCCGTGGTGTTCGGCGCGCTGGTCGGGGCGATGTTCTGGAACGTCGTCACCTGGCTCAAGGGCATTCCCTCCTCGTCGAGCCACGCGCTCGTCGGCGGGATCGTCGGCGCGGGCGTGGCGCACGCGGGATTCGAGGGTATCCAGTGGACCGGGCTCAACAAGACCGTCATCGCTATCTTCCTGTCGCCAATGCTCGGCATGGTGCTCGCGATGCTGGTGATGCTGGTCAGCAGCTGGGCTCTACGCCGCGCTACGGCGAAATTCGCGGAGAGCACCTTCCGCACCCTCCACCTCTTTTCGTCCGCCGCCTATTCGCTGAGCCACGGGCTCAACGACGCGCAGAAGACGATGGGGATCATCGCTGTCCTCCTCTATTCGACCGGCTATCTGTCGGGCGAGTTCCATGTCCCGCACTGGGTTGCGTTCAGCTGCTATATCGCCATCGCGATCGGTACGCTCTCCGGCGGGTGGAAGATTATCGAGACGATGGGCGGGCGGATCACCAAGCTGTCGCATCATCAGGGCTTTGCCGCGTCGACCGGCGGGTCGATCATGGTGTTCACCGCCAGCCTGCTCGGCATCCCGGTATCAACGACGCATACGATCACCGGCAGCATCATCGGCGCCGGCGTCGCGCGCCGCGCGAGCGCGGTGCGCTGGGGTGTTGCGGGCAATGTCGTCGCGGCGTGGTTCATCACCATCCCGGCGAGCGCGCTCGTCGCGGCGGCCTTCTATGGGATCACGCGGCTGTTCTGA